In one Brassica oleracea var. oleracea cultivar TO1000 chromosome C9, BOL, whole genome shotgun sequence genomic region, the following are encoded:
- the LOC106318678 gene encoding phosphoinositide phosphatase SAC6, whose product MEAPLKHRLHSGLRLWEFPDQYVIEPTDGSAAPCLDISRLDGSMKLIDQVAECNSLRVPKIRSIFGVVGMLKLLAGSYLVVVTESESVGSFLGHAIFRINSLKVLPCDHSLKNSPEEQKKVETDFSRLLSVAERTNGLYFSYEINLTLSAQRLHDLGDESKSLPLWRQAEPRFLWNNYMLEVLIDNKLDQFLLPVIQGSFHSFQTAIGRDIVDITLIARRCTRRNGTRMWRRGADPDGYVANFVESEQIVHMNGYTSSFVQIRGSMPFMWDQIVDLTYKPKFEIVQPEEAARIAERHILDLRKKYGSVLAVDLVNKHGGEGRLSERFAGAMQHINGDDVRYLHFDFHHICGHIHFERLAILYEQMEDFLDKNGYFLLNEKGEKMKQQSGIVRTNCIDCLDRTNVTQSMIGRKMLELQLRRIGVFGAEEAISSHLNFDERYKILWANHGDDISIQYSGTPALKGDFVRYGRRTVQGVLNDGWNALARYYLNNFADGTKQDAIDLVQGHYIVAVNRDMAPVPRKGGLEAVANFPVALAVVLISLWFATMSVKRAGSDYRHLFFSLVWAGISVAVAAFMRANGRIFCNRPRLHKPRP is encoded by the exons ATGGAGGCTCCTCTTAAGCACAGATTACACTCTGGCTTGCGTTTATGGGAATTCCCTGATCAGTACGTTATCGAGCCGACTGATGGTTCGGCAGCTCCATGCTTGGACATTAGTCGTCTTGACGGCTCCATGAAGCTTATTG ATCAAGTCGCTGAATGCAACTCTTTGCGTGTCCCTAAGATCCGTTCTATTTTCGGTGTCGTTGGGATGCTGAAGCTCCTGGCAG GATCATACTTGGTGGTGGTGACAGAGAGCGAATCTGTTGGCTCGTTTCTGGGACATGCTATTTTCAGAATTAATTCCCTCAAGGTTCTTCCTTGTGATCATTCACTTAAAAACTCGCCTGAAGAACAG AAAAAGGTGGAGACTGACTTCTCTAGGCTGCTAAGTGTCGCAGAGAGGACAAATGGTCTCTACTTCTCATATGAAATTAACTTGACTCTCAG TGCACAGCGCTTGCATGATTTGGGGGATGAGTCTAAGTCGCTTCCTCTGTGGAGACAG GCTGAGCCTAGATTTCTTTGGAACAACTATATGTTAGAAGTGCTTATCGACAATAAG CTTGATCAGTTCTTGCTTCCAGTAATTCAAGGAA GTTTCCATAGTTTTCAAACAGCCATTGGAAGAGATATCGTTGACATTACTCTGATTGCTAGGAGGTGCACCAGAAGAAATG GTACACGCATGTGGCGAAGAGGAGCTGACCCTGATGGTTATGTTGCTAATTTTGTGGAGAGTGAGCAAATTGTACACATGAACGGATACACATCATCATTTGTTCAG ATTAGAGGATCCATGCCTTTTATGTGGGATCAGATTGTAGATCTGACCTACAAGCCCAAATTTGAGATTGTCCAGCCTGAAGAAGCT GCGAGGATAGCTGAGCGTCACATTCTGGACCTCAGGAAAAAATATGGATCAGTTTTGGCTGTTGATCTTGTCAATAAG CATGGAGGTGAGGGGAGATTAAGCGAGAGGTTTGCAGGTGCTATGCAGCACATCAACGGGGATGATGTAAG ATACCTGCACTTTGATTTTCATCACATATGTGGGCATATTCACTTTGAGCGCTTAGCAATTCTGTATGAGCAGATGGAGGACTTCCTTGACAAAAACGG GTACTTTTTGTTGAACGAAAAGGGTGAGAAAATGAAGCAGCAGTCTGGTATCGTGCGCACTAACTGCATAGATTGCTTAGACCGTACTAATGTCACGCAG AGCATGATAGGCCGCAAGATGCTGGAACTGCAACTCAGAAGGATTGGTGTTTTTGGCGCCGAAGAAGCTATAAGCTCGCATCTAAATTTCGACGAGCGCTATAAAATAT TATGGGCTAATCACGGTGATGACATTAGCATTCAGTACTCCGGCACTCCTGCACTTAAAGGAGATTTTGTCAG GTATGGTCGAAGGACTGTTCAAGGGGTCCTCAATGATGGCTGGAATGCCCTCGCACGCTACTACCTGAACAACTTTGCTGATGGAACTAAGCAG GATGCGATTGATCTTGTGCAAGGACACTATATTGTTGCTGTGAACCGAGACATGGCTCCTGTGCCTCGAAAGGGAGGTCTTGAGGCTGTAGCC AACTTTCCAGTGGCATTGGCTGTGGTTCTGATCAGTTTATGGTTTGCAACAATGTCTGTGAAACGAG CTGGGAGCGATTACAGGCACTTGTTTTTCTCATTGGTGTGGGCGGGCATCAGTGTGGCTGTGGCGGCATTCATGAGGGCCAACGGCCGGATCTTCTGCAACAGGCCTCGTCTGCACAAGCCCAGACCTTGA